In a single window of the Papaver somniferum cultivar HN1 chromosome 8, ASM357369v1, whole genome shotgun sequence genome:
- the LOC113305305 gene encoding major latex protein 15-like: protein MAQHHTISGLVGKLVTESEVNCSADKYYGIFKQHVDIRKAIPHIFTAVKVTEGHGTTSACVKQWDYIVEGKNELVHTIEYEKINKDSPVPVDYLGFFQSAIEDLNSYICASQ from the exons ATGGCTCAACATCATACCATTTCAGGACTAGTTGGGAAGCTTGTGACTGAATCAGAGGTTAACTGCAGTGCTGATAAATATTACGGAATTTTTAAGCAACATGTTGACATTCGTAAGGCAATCCCACATATTTTCACTGCTGTCAAAGTTACCGAAGGACATGGAACTACTTCGGCTTGTGTCAAGCAATGGGATTATATTGTTG AGGGTAAAAACGAACTTGTCCACACTATTGAATATGAGAAGATTAACAAGGATTCTCCGGTTCCAGTTGACTATCTAGGTTTCTTCCAGTCGGCAATCGAGGACCTGAACTCTTACATTTGCGCTTCTCAGTAA